The following proteins come from a genomic window of Peptoniphilus equinus:
- a CDS encoding helix-turn-helix transcriptional regulator, which produces MDYYVDLPWPVVKRGYEAIFEALGHTAAAQPLPSTILITTKTTPRPKTVVVFSHTIEALTSPSPVRLSLMSSEADIELALNAVVKGASYTAEDIRNEEVSRKAARELLYTLSPRERAFITYIREGASNKVIAKALYLSEKTVKNNLTALYCKLAVKNRGELIKKCKNLLTDE; this is translated from the coding sequence ATGGACTACTATGTGGATCTGCCATGGCCTGTAGTAAAGCGAGGTTATGAGGCAATATTTGAAGCGTTGGGGCACACTGCCGCGGCGCAACCTTTACCATCCACGATATTGATAACCACAAAGACCACCCCTCGGCCGAAAACCGTGGTGGTCTTTTCACATACTATAGAAGCCTTGACTTCACCAAGTCCCGTTCGACTCAGTCTCATGAGCAGCGAGGCGGACATTGAACTTGCTTTAAACGCTGTTGTCAAAGGCGCATCATACACCGCTGAAGACATCAGAAACGAAGAGGTGAGCCGGAAAGCGGCGAGAGAGCTTTTATACACATTGAGTCCCAGAGAACGCGCTTTTATTACCTACATTAGAGAAGGTGCCAGCAACAAAGTGATTGCGAAAGCACTCTATCTCAGCGAGAAAACAGTGAAGAACAACCTTACAGCCCTCTATTGCAAACTCGCTGTAAAAAACCGCGGTGAACTGATAAAAAAGTGTAAAAACTTATTGACAGATGAATAG
- a CDS encoding MerR family transcriptional regulator, which translates to MLRHEIQNKTGLTRKAIEYYEQKGLLQPQKSANGYRNYSEKDVAILTKVALLRKVGLSVTEIEAYLSSAKNSLSSILRTQQHHLAMEEKRHTILKLIVQGERKASIDDKLRQIEAEESIYERLTQSFPGYFGQMLFAAYQPFLNAPLDTAGNEAYEQLVTYLDNLPSFELTQEEQNYLDAVSSTFDMPTLQQLNKDKVQAVETIDDWLKANRSSLSQYEAYKHSNAYQHSTMKHIQDKLHKFMKDNNYYAIVIPLLRQLSPSYNDFYEKLLQANEVYQSTRPD; encoded by the coding sequence ATGTTGAGACATGAAATTCAGAATAAAACCGGTTTAACCCGAAAAGCTATCGAATACTATGAGCAAAAGGGACTTCTACAGCCTCAAAAATCAGCAAATGGCTATAGGAATTACAGCGAGAAAGATGTGGCCATTTTAACTAAAGTTGCCCTACTTAGAAAAGTTGGACTGAGCGTCACTGAGATAGAAGCCTATCTTTCGTCTGCAAAAAATTCCCTATCGTCCATTTTAAGAACACAACAACATCACTTAGCTATGGAAGAAAAACGACACACCATCCTTAAACTCATCGTACAGGGAGAACGTAAAGCAAGTATTGACGATAAACTCCGGCAGATTGAAGCAGAAGAATCAATTTATGAACGATTGACGCAGTCGTTTCCCGGATATTTCGGACAAATGCTGTTTGCCGCCTATCAGCCGTTTTTAAACGCTCCCTTAGACACAGCAGGAAACGAGGCCTATGAACAATTGGTAACTTATTTAGATAACCTACCGTCGTTTGAATTGACTCAGGAGGAGCAAAATTATCTGGATGCCGTCAGCTCAACCTTTGATATGCCGACACTGCAACAATTGAATAAAGATAAAGTCCAGGCCGTTGAAACTATTGACGACTGGCTAAAAGCAAATAGGAGCAGTCTGTCACAGTATGAGGCCTATAAACATAGCAACGCCTATCAACATAGCACTATGAAACACATTCAAGATAAGCTCCACAAGTTTATGAAAGACAACAACTATTATGCCATTGTAATCCCACTGCTTAGACAATTAAGTCCAAGCTACAACGACTTCTATGAAAAATTGTTACAAGCCAATGAGGTGTATCAGAGCACACGACCTGATTAA
- a CDS encoding MATE family efflux transporter, protein MSSKTKAQNASNDIDMRNPLGYESISKLLVSLAIPAIIANLVNALYNVVDQIFIGHWVGYMGNAATSVAFPLTTLCLAIGLTTGIGAASNFNLELGRGHPHVARETVGTAVTMLLGGGLIITVFILIFLEPLLTLFGATGQTMTYASQYAGITSFGIPFLMFSIGMNPLVRADRSPVYSMATIVTGALLNTILDPIFIGVFGWGIAGAAIATVIGQCVSSILLVLYLPRFKSIKLHREDFRPKLHVMTTVFSLGLTSFVFQFSNLIIQVTTNNLLKAYGAMSKYGSDIPIAAAGIGMKINVVYLAILLGLVQGSQPIFSYNYGADHFHRVKSALKLLLSCAFAISFVAFLVFQFAPEVLISIFGTGDPLYIEFATRFLRIFLFFVFINGFQISIATYFPGIGKPKLGAMASLAKQIIYLLPLLLILPRFMGIEGILYAGPIADFLAFITSAVLLAVHLKAEEKARS, encoded by the coding sequence ATGTCAAGTAAGACCAAGGCTCAAAACGCATCCAATGATATCGATATGCGCAACCCTTTAGGGTATGAATCCATTTCTAAACTTCTGGTTTCTCTGGCCATTCCGGCTATCATCGCCAACTTGGTGAACGCCCTTTACAACGTCGTGGACCAAATCTTTATCGGCCACTGGGTTGGCTACATGGGCAACGCCGCAACCAGCGTCGCGTTTCCTCTCACAACGCTCTGCCTTGCCATAGGTCTTACCACCGGCATTGGGGCGGCATCAAACTTCAACCTGGAACTGGGTCGCGGTCATCCTCACGTGGCACGTGAAACCGTCGGTACCGCTGTGACCATGTTACTTGGCGGCGGATTGATTATCACTGTCTTTATCCTGATCTTTTTAGAACCTCTTCTGACGCTTTTCGGTGCCACAGGACAAACCATGACCTATGCATCACAGTATGCCGGCATCACATCCTTCGGCATTCCGTTTCTCATGTTCTCCATCGGCATGAATCCTTTAGTCCGGGCCGACCGCAGTCCCGTCTACTCCATGGCAACCATTGTCACCGGTGCACTGTTAAATACGATCCTAGATCCCATCTTTATCGGTGTCTTCGGTTGGGGCATTGCCGGAGCCGCCATCGCCACCGTCATTGGACAGTGCGTTTCCTCCATCCTCTTGGTGCTTTATCTACCACGATTTAAAAGCATTAAACTGCACCGTGAGGACTTTCGTCCGAAGCTTCACGTGATGACCACAGTATTCTCTCTGGGTTTGACGTCCTTCGTCTTTCAGTTCTCCAACTTGATCATTCAGGTCACCACCAACAATCTTCTCAAAGCCTACGGCGCTATGTCCAAATACGGCAGTGACATCCCTATTGCCGCGGCAGGTATCGGCATGAAGATTAACGTGGTTTATCTGGCCATTCTCTTAGGTCTGGTTCAAGGCTCGCAACCTATCTTCAGTTACAATTACGGCGCCGATCACTTCCATAGGGTCAAGTCCGCCTTAAAGCTCTTGCTCAGCTGTGCCTTTGCGATTTCTTTTGTCGCCTTTCTGGTCTTTCAATTTGCACCGGAAGTGCTTATCAGCATCTTCGGAACCGGTGATCCGCTCTATATTGAATTTGCCACACGATTCCTGCGTATCTTCCTCTTCTTTGTCTTCATCAACGGTTTTCAAATTTCCATTGCCACCTACTTCCCCGGCATTGGTAAGCCAAAATTGGGGGCGATGGCATCTCTTGCAAAGCAAATCATCTATCTTTTGCCTCTACTACTGATACTGCCGCGATTTATGGGCATTGAAGGCATTCTCTATGCCGGTCCTATCGCCGACTTCCTCGCCTTTATCACCTCGGCGGTTTTACTTGCCGTCCATCTAAAGGCGGAAGAAAAAGCAAGATCCTAA
- a CDS encoding MarR family winged helix-turn-helix transcriptional regulator, translating to MNFEHTINYQMRVLRGRFLESLKDVFAHTGITYDNYITLILIEKYPGRTQAELADLNHKDRNVIGQTLNKLEDKGFAKRCKIPSDKRAYALYITEAGTAFIESLRPQILDADRQLLSSFTDDEAALFLKLLEKACVGGESDVK from the coding sequence TTGAATTTTGAACACACGATCAACTATCAGATGAGGGTGCTGCGAGGTCGTTTCTTAGAATCACTCAAAGATGTCTTTGCCCATACCGGCATTACCTACGACAACTACATCACACTGATCCTGATTGAAAAATATCCCGGCCGAACACAGGCAGAACTGGCTGATCTCAACCACAAGGACCGCAACGTCATCGGTCAGACCTTAAACAAATTGGAAGACAAAGGTTTTGCCAAGCGGTGCAAAATACCATCAGATAAGCGCGCCTATGCGCTCTACATCACCGAGGCAGGTACGGCTTTTATCGAGTCGCTGCGCCCTCAAATTTTAGATGCAGATCGTCAGCTGCTCTCGTCATTCACGGACGATGAAGCCGCATTGTTCTTAAAACTGTTGGAAAAAGCTTGTGTAGGAGGTGAGTCCGATGTCAAGTAA
- a CDS encoding CCA tRNA nucleotidyltransferase, whose protein sequence is MDQAANELRTRLINQGYPTYFVGGCVRDYLLGVTPHDYDLTTLARPEDIKAVFSEYRCIELGAQYGTIGVVVQGQVYEITTFRADLDYTDHRHPVVQFADTLESDLSRRDFTINAMAYGDTVVDLFGGQEDLKARRLRTVGNPVRRFEEDALRMVRAVRFATVLDFILDSTVIAAIRKCAELIEHVARERLRGELEKILLSPRVKRGFELFEETGLLRYIEPALARTVGYDQGNAHHAYSLFEHILRATEQVPRRLALRLAALYHDTGKVATWTFDGEKARYFHHEAVSQAIAKQSMKAFGFDKKTVETVLVLIGEHMKLQPVMSDKALRKQIRRVGIGRVDDLYALFRADRLATARDADISDIEANYRRIQQLKDEPITSDRFLAINGDDIKALGYEEGKEIGIILHHMEELVLENPKLNQRDTLIDCIKKYTKR, encoded by the coding sequence ATGGATCAAGCGGCAAATGAACTTCGTACACGACTGATTAACCAAGGCTATCCGACTTACTTTGTAGGCGGGTGCGTCCGGGACTATCTCCTTGGAGTGACGCCGCATGATTACGATTTAACGACCCTTGCCCGGCCGGAGGATATCAAGGCTGTGTTTTCAGAGTACCGCTGCATTGAGCTCGGCGCACAGTACGGCACCATCGGCGTGGTGGTTCAGGGACAGGTCTATGAGATTACCACCTTTAGAGCGGATCTGGACTATACGGATCATCGCCATCCTGTCGTACAGTTTGCGGACACTTTGGAATCGGATTTGAGTCGTCGTGACTTTACCATCAACGCCATGGCCTACGGGGACACTGTCGTGGATCTGTTTGGCGGTCAGGAGGATCTCAAAGCACGACGCCTTCGCACAGTGGGTAATCCCGTACGCCGTTTTGAAGAGGACGCCCTGCGCATGGTGCGCGCCGTACGCTTTGCCACGGTATTGGACTTTATACTGGATTCCACGGTGATAGCGGCGATCCGAAAATGCGCCGAACTGATTGAACACGTAGCTCGGGAGCGGCTTCGCGGGGAGCTTGAGAAGATTCTTCTCAGTCCTCGCGTAAAGCGCGGGTTTGAACTGTTCGAAGAGACGGGACTGCTGCGCTACATTGAGCCGGCATTGGCGCGAACCGTCGGCTACGATCAGGGGAATGCCCATCATGCGTATTCGCTTTTCGAGCACATCTTACGTGCCACCGAACAGGTACCTCGCCGGCTTGCGCTTCGCCTCGCCGCGCTGTATCACGATACGGGGAAGGTGGCTACATGGACCTTTGACGGCGAAAAAGCACGCTACTTTCATCATGAAGCGGTCTCTCAGGCGATTGCAAAGCAGTCGATGAAAGCTTTTGGCTTTGATAAAAAGACGGTGGAGACCGTCCTTGTGCTCATCGGCGAGCATATGAAGCTACAGCCGGTAATGTCGGATAAGGCGTTAAGAAAACAGATTCGCCGTGTCGGGATAGGGCGGGTTGATGATCTCTATGCCCTCTTTCGGGCCGATCGTCTCGCCACCGCGCGGGACGCCGACATCAGTGATATCGAGGCGAACTATAGGCGGATACAGCAGCTTAAAGACGAGCCGATCACATCCGACAGATTTCTTGCTATTAATGGCGATGATATTAAAGCTTTAGGGTATGAAGAAGGAAAAGAAATCGGTATCATCCTCCACCACATGGAGGAGTTGGTCTTGGAAAATCCTAAGCTCAATCAGCGGGACACGTTGATTGATTGCATTAAAAAATATACTAAGAGGTAA
- the glmM gene encoding phosphoglucosamine mutase: MGKLFGTDGIRGIANLELTPSLAYKVGRAAGYVLAKDRQGTVLVGQDTRRSGELLKAALVSGLMSIGLNVETVGVIPTPGVAYLTRTQDYLAGVVISASHNPFEHNGIKFFSHDGFKLPDEVEDQIESYIFDDTKIYKNATHEDVGTMVYRPELVGDYERYLTSLVDVDLSGKTIAIDVGNGALYNIADKVLSALGATVYAINDTPDGTNINRNCGSTNPELIQQLVKDKGAFMGMSFDGDADRIIAVDETGEVIDGDHILAICAMSLKQEGKLKNNTAVGTIMSNIGLKRFLDECGINLVQTKVGDRYILEEMRAHDYIMGAEQSGHVVFLDYNTTGDGLATGLHLLEIASRSGKTLSELNQLMTSYPQVLENAHVRPDLKHNYMDFPQIKERIEAIEAEFNGTGRVVIRPSGTEPMVRVMIEGEDETLLTQRARELKELIETTLN; encoded by the coding sequence ATGGGAAAACTATTTGGAACAGACGGCATTCGCGGCATTGCGAATCTGGAGCTGACCCCGAGTCTGGCCTATAAAGTAGGGCGTGCTGCGGGTTATGTGCTGGCAAAAGACAGACAAGGCACCGTCCTTGTGGGACAGGATACCCGACGAAGCGGCGAGCTTCTAAAAGCGGCGCTGGTGAGCGGACTGATGTCGATCGGTTTGAATGTAGAGACCGTGGGCGTGATTCCGACGCCGGGCGTAGCGTATCTGACGCGCACACAGGACTATCTTGCTGGCGTCGTCATCAGTGCGTCCCACAATCCGTTTGAACACAACGGCATTAAGTTCTTCTCTCATGACGGATTCAAACTCCCCGATGAAGTGGAGGATCAAATCGAGTCCTATATTTTTGATGATACGAAAATTTATAAAAATGCAACCCACGAGGATGTGGGCACGATGGTTTACCGGCCTGAGCTGGTAGGTGATTATGAGCGTTATTTAACGAGTCTTGTGGATGTGGATCTTTCAGGGAAGACCATCGCCATCGATGTAGGCAACGGTGCGCTCTACAACATTGCAGACAAGGTGCTGAGCGCCTTAGGGGCCACCGTCTATGCCATCAATGATACACCAGACGGCACGAACATCAATCGCAACTGCGGCTCCACCAACCCCGAATTGATTCAACAGTTGGTCAAGGACAAGGGCGCTTTTATGGGGATGAGCTTCGACGGTGATGCCGACCGTATCATTGCCGTAGACGAAACCGGCGAGGTCATCGACGGGGATCATATTCTCGCCATTTGCGCCATGAGTCTGAAACAGGAAGGCAAACTTAAAAACAATACTGCCGTGGGCACTATCATGTCCAATATCGGTTTGAAGCGCTTTTTGGATGAATGCGGGATTAATCTCGTACAGACCAAGGTCGGTGATCGGTACATTTTGGAAGAAATGCGAGCTCACGACTATATCATGGGGGCGGAGCAATCCGGCCACGTGGTCTTTTTGGATTACAACACCACCGGCGACGGACTGGCCACGGGACTGCATCTGCTTGAGATCGCAAGCCGCTCAGGTAAGACGTTAAGCGAGCTGAATCAGCTGATGACCTCTTATCCTCAAGTGTTGGAAAATGCACACGTGCGACCGGATTTAAAGCACAACTACATGGATTTTCCTCAGATTAAAGAGCGCATTGAAGCCATTGAAGCGGAGTTTAACGGCACCGGCCGGGTGGTCATTCGTCCGTCAGGCACCGAGCCCATGGTTCGGGTCATGATTGAAGGTGAAGATGAGACGCTTCTCACACAACGGGCACGTGAACTCAAAGAACTCATAGAAACCACACTGAATTAG
- a CDS encoding DegV family protein encodes MSYKIITDTSSDVSIAQQQRDGIINVPFKITIDGVEYIDDNDLDMGAFVDAMTKTNNAIVTSCPSPYDYQSVLETVEEEEIFVVTISSKLSGSHNAAHSAIDAFLRAHPEKKVALIDSKAASAGQLAVILKMQAILSEEGTFDEHVARIREAVEDTRTFFILESFDNLIKNGRMKKTTGLVASALNIRPIMKDDNGEIALHEINRGFKKSLLKLGQELGTLVDHVEDRVVVIAHAEGLEKAEFLKKKLEEVAKFKDVIIVRTKALATGYADLGGIVIGV; translated from the coding sequence ATGAGCTATAAAATTATTACGGATACCTCATCTGATGTGTCCATAGCACAGCAACAACGGGACGGGATTATCAACGTACCCTTTAAAATAACCATTGACGGTGTGGAATACATCGACGACAATGATTTGGACATGGGCGCCTTTGTTGATGCGATGACAAAGACCAACAACGCCATCGTCACCTCCTGTCCGTCACCCTATGACTATCAATCGGTACTGGAGACTGTCGAGGAAGAGGAAATTTTTGTGGTGACGATCTCTTCGAAGCTCAGTGGGTCTCACAACGCGGCACACAGTGCCATTGACGCCTTTCTCAGAGCACACCCCGAGAAGAAAGTTGCCCTTATCGACTCCAAAGCCGCCAGTGCCGGACAACTGGCCGTCATCTTAAAGATGCAGGCGATTTTGAGCGAAGAAGGTACTTTTGATGAGCATGTGGCACGGATTCGCGAGGCGGTGGAGGACACACGCACCTTTTTCATCCTGGAAAGCTTCGACAATCTCATTAAAAACGGCCGTATGAAAAAGACTACCGGTCTGGTGGCCTCCGCACTTAACATTCGTCCGATTATGAAAGATGACAACGGAGAAATTGCTTTACATGAAATTAACCGAGGGTTTAAAAAGTCCCTCTTGAAACTGGGACAGGAACTCGGTACGTTGGTGGATCATGTCGAGGATCGGGTGGTGGTCATTGCCCATGCGGAAGGCTTGGAGAAGGCTGAGTTCTTAAAGAAAAAGTTGGAAGAAGTTGCCAAATTTAAAGATGTGATTATTGTCAGGACTAAAGCCTTGGCGACCGGCTATGCAGATTTAGGCGGTATTGTTATTGGCGTCTAA
- a CDS encoding Veg family protein produces MNQMNSIKNELQANLGKKVIIRANKGRKKFVTRRGRLDSVYPSLFSVSVENGNDITTATFTYSDVLTGTVRVTILEDDVEFSDVTKRTQKIS; encoded by the coding sequence ATGAATCAAATGAATTCCATCAAAAACGAACTGCAAGCAAATCTCGGGAAGAAAGTTATTATTAGAGCCAATAAGGGGCGCAAGAAATTTGTGACGCGACGCGGGCGTCTGGACTCCGTCTATCCCAGCCTCTTTTCAGTAAGTGTAGAAAATGGTAACGACATTACCACAGCCACCTTTACTTACTCTGATGTGCTCACCGGTACCGTCCGTGTCACTATTTTAGAAGATGATGTGGAATTCAGCGACGTGACGAAAAGGACTCAAAAAATTTCGTAA
- the ispE gene encoding 4-(cytidine 5'-diphospho)-2-C-methyl-D-erythritol kinase: protein MKSYAKINLSLHVKSPRPDGYHNIESLMQKVDLADEMAVTLSDTFTILCDRPLPEVNTLTKAYDAITAVYGQLPVAVRLNKVIPMGSGLAGGSANAADLIHAVDALYHLGMTMEEKRRIAVEVGADVPFMLESHAGICEGIGERVRPLSLGDYIGVIVNPGFEVSSKDVYEHMSLNPQPLSMERLIEVIQKRDLDAVSTALRNDMEPYVFSRYPQVKALKDTMGRFTPACLMSGSGASVYGLFVDEGAAEGAYRYFADRVCTFKVKFL from the coding sequence ATGAAATCCTACGCTAAAATCAACTTATCCCTTCATGTGAAAAGTCCCCGCCCGGACGGCTATCATAATATTGAGAGTTTGATGCAAAAAGTCGATCTGGCCGATGAGATGGCGGTCACGCTTTCAGATACCTTTACGATTCTTTGTGACAGGCCCTTGCCTGAGGTGAATACTCTTACCAAAGCTTACGACGCCATCACAGCCGTCTACGGACAGCTTCCGGTGGCAGTTCGGTTAAACAAAGTGATTCCCATGGGAAGTGGCCTTGCCGGCGGTTCGGCCAATGCTGCGGATCTTATTCACGCTGTCGATGCACTGTATCACCTCGGCATGACCATGGAAGAGAAGCGGCGTATTGCCGTGGAGGTCGGTGCGGATGTTCCTTTTATGTTGGAATCTCACGCCGGTATCTGCGAGGGGATCGGAGAGCGGGTTCGTCCGTTGAGCTTGGGTGATTATATCGGCGTTATCGTGAATCCCGGATTTGAAGTGAGCTCTAAAGACGTGTATGAGCACATGTCGCTCAATCCTCAGCCCCTTTCTATGGAAAGACTTATCGAAGTCATTCAAAAGCGCGACTTGGACGCCGTGAGCACCGCTTTGCGAAACGATATGGAGCCTTATGTCTTTTCCCGCTATCCGCAGGTGAAAGCACTTAAAGACACCATGGGGCGTTTTACGCCCGCCTGTTTGATGAGCGGATCGGGGGCCAGCGTTTACGGTCTCTTTGTCGATGAGGGGGCGGCGGAGGGCGCCTATCGTTACTTTGCGGATCGAGTCTGTACATTTAAGGTGAAATTTTTATGA
- a CDS encoding DnaJ domain-containing protein, which yields MNKFLGYLYKGAGTVIDGVLSAVIFLVTLLVNIFDSIKQLFAVLLSASGCLILLFIFNPFVLVALLRSPLFWIAALSLIIPLAGNIAVSYLKYIHYMATEYFYDKADYYILGRKEAYKRMEDYGAKYRADVEAERLKREDARRKAQEDAFRRKFEEGFGGGFYYGSFEDFFRDGGFDFGGFNSGYGQGYQGQSYQNQGYQNQGATFGGGFKAQYEKACDVLGVKTSADKYEIKLAYRKLAKMYHPDLNHDPKAAETFKAINNAYEFLSDEAIERYRHLA from the coding sequence ATGAATAAATTTTTAGGCTATCTCTACAAGGGTGCGGGCACAGTCATCGACGGCGTGCTCAGTGCCGTGATATTTTTGGTGACACTGCTTGTGAACATCTTCGATTCCATTAAGCAGCTGTTTGCCGTGCTGTTGTCCGCCAGCGGATGTTTGATCTTGCTCTTTATCTTTAATCCCTTTGTCCTGGTGGCTCTGCTTCGCAGCCCTCTCTTTTGGATTGCGGCGCTGTCTCTGATCATCCCGCTTGCAGGCAATATTGCCGTGAGTTATCTCAAGTACATTCACTATATGGCGACGGAGTACTTCTATGACAAAGCGGACTATTACATCCTTGGACGCAAAGAAGCCTACAAGCGCATGGAAGACTATGGCGCCAAGTACCGTGCCGACGTGGAAGCGGAGCGACTGAAGCGGGAAGATGCTCGTCGTAAGGCTCAGGAAGACGCATTTCGCCGGAAGTTTGAAGAGGGTTTCGGCGGCGGTTTTTACTACGGGTCCTTTGAGGATTTCTTCAGAGACGGCGGCTTTGACTTCGGTGGCTTTAACAGTGGTTACGGTCAGGGTTATCAAGGTCAAAGCTATCAGAATCAGGGCTACCAAAATCAAGGTGCAACCTTTGGCGGCGGCTTTAAAGCGCAGTATGAAAAAGCCTGTGACGTCCTTGGGGTGAAAACCTCGGCAGATAAGTATGAGATCAAACTCGCCTACAGAAAGCTTGCCAAGATGTACCATCCTGACCTCAACCACGATCCCAAAGCGGCGGAGACATTTAAAGCAATCAATAATGCCTACGAATTTTTAAGTGACGAGGCAATAGAAAGGTATCGGCATTTAGCATGA
- a CDS encoding epoxyqueuosine reductase QueH, producing MRKPNYNETMIHTLEDFEGRPKIVLHVCCAPCSTASIERLLDYGDITCYFFNDNLDSEREFHTRYGELERLAATTGWPVTIEKQEYDHERFLNRVRGLEEEREGGKRCMRCYHDRLMETAIFAKAHGYDFFTTTLTISPHKDSAVLNRMGEAIGNKVGVPFLHADFKKQGGFKRSTELSKAYALYRQDYCGCEFSKEEARKRAESLDKQR from the coding sequence ATGAGAAAACCGAATTACAACGAAACGATGATTCACACCTTGGAGGACTTTGAAGGTCGACCCAAAATCGTGCTGCACGTGTGTTGTGCGCCGTGCAGCACGGCATCTATCGAAAGACTTTTGGACTATGGCGACATCACGTGTTATTTTTTCAATGACAATCTGGACTCGGAACGTGAGTTTCACACTCGCTACGGCGAGCTGGAACGTCTGGCGGCAACTACAGGATGGCCCGTCACCATTGAAAAGCAGGAGTATGACCACGAGCGCTTTTTAAATCGTGTCCGAGGCCTGGAAGAAGAGCGAGAAGGCGGGAAGCGGTGTATGCGGTGCTATCACGATCGCTTGATGGAGACGGCCATCTTCGCCAAAGCTCACGGCTATGACTTTTTCACCACCACGCTCACCATCAGTCCTCACAAAGACAGTGCTGTCTTGAATCGCATGGGGGAAGCCATTGGCAACAAAGTCGGCGTGCCGTTTCTGCATGCCGACTTCAAAAAACAAGGCGGCTTCAAGCGCTCCACGGAGCTCTCCAAGGCCTATGCGCTCTACCGACAAGACTACTGCGGCTGTGAATTTTCTAAAGAAGAGGCAAGAAAACGCGCTGAATCTCTTGACAAACAGCGCTGA
- the rpsF gene encoding 30S ribosomal protein S6 encodes MNKYEVIVMFYPDVEEEKRTKAFDRLQNIINSAGSVKNIDDWGMRKLAYEIEYYKEAYYYLVEFEAQPEIIKEFDRVSGILEPVMRHMVVRLED; translated from the coding sequence ATGAACAAATATGAAGTTATCGTAATGTTCTATCCGGATGTAGAGGAAGAAAAGCGCACGAAAGCTTTTGATAGACTTCAAAACATCATCAACAGCGCCGGTTCCGTTAAAAACATCGACGATTGGGGCATGAGAAAGCTCGCTTACGAAATCGAATACTACAAAGAAGCATACTATTACCTAGTAGAATTTGAAGCACAACCGGAAATCATTAAAGAATTTGATCGTGTTTCAGGTATTTTAGAACCAGTTATGCGACACATGGTTGTAAGATTAGAGGACTAA
- a CDS encoding single-stranded DNA-binding protein — MNNVSLMGRLTRDPELRYTPNGAAVCRFNVAVDRRLSKERRQDAERNNQPTADFISCTAWNKTAELIANYFHKGDRIALTGRIQTGRYEDKDGKTVYTTDVIAETIDFVETANSSSQGQSAMQRPPVNSAYDQAQTQASREGSFRNFGSDSEDNEGFYHINNEDIPF; from the coding sequence ATGAACAATGTTAGTTTGATGGGAAGACTTACACGAGATCCGGAACTCCGTTACACGCCAAACGGTGCTGCAGTGTGCCGCTTCAATGTAGCTGTTGACCGACGCCTTTCCAAAGAGCGTCGTCAAGATGCGGAGCGCAACAACCAACCGACAGCTGATTTCATTAGTTGTACCGCTTGGAACAAAACTGCTGAACTCATTGCCAACTACTTTCACAAAGGTGATCGTATCGCACTCACCGGTCGCATTCAAACCGGTCGCTACGAAGACAAGGACGGCAAGACAGTCTATACTACCGATGTCATTGCGGAAACCATCGATTTTGTAGAAACGGCAAACAGCAGCAGCCAGGGGCAAAGCGCTATGCAGCGTCCACCAGTGAACTCCGCCTATGATCAGGCTCAGACACAGGCAAGCCGGGAAGGCAGCTTTAGAAACTTCGGATCCGACTCAGAAGACAACGAGGGATTTTACCATATCAATAATGAAGATATTCCGTTTTGA
- the rpsR gene encoding 30S ribosomal protein S18 translates to MNRRFRPRKKVDPFEKDKTKKIDYKDVAMLKNYISEKGKILPRRVTGLNAKHQRQMTAAIKRARQIALIPYSAD, encoded by the coding sequence ATGAATAGAAGATTCAGACCAAGAAAAAAGGTCGATCCGTTTGAAAAGGATAAGACCAAGAAAATTGACTATAAAGATGTTGCCATGCTGAAAAATTATATTTCTGAAAAAGGCAAGATTTTACCACGTCGCGTCACAGGTCTTAATGCAAAACACCAACGTCAAATGACAGCAGCTATTAAGCGCGCACGTCAAATTGCATTAATTCCATATTCCGCAGACTAA